The nucleotide window caTCTCTTCACGATTGTAACTGTTCTTTATTATACTTCAGTCAACACTTCAGTTATGACGATGTCCATCTTAGGAGCCCAGTTGATATCGTGCATGGCTGTCTTGAAGCACTTCGAAACTTCCAGAGCTCTTAGACAGTCGTCTTCTTCAACAACGTGATTCTTTTCACACTCGTGAACTGTTGTCACCAACTTTGATGCCATATCATCACCTACAAATATGAAAACTTTAAGTAGAATAATAGATAGTAAATTACTACTTTTAggttatttcttattataatacaaaatatttaactcGGATGAAtgcttattactttttaataacgAATAAGCAGATTTAGCAATAAGATTAGGTACATATGAAGACAGCAGGAGATTTGAGTTTATGTATTGGCTTTTTTTATCACGAAATGTCAAAGTTTAGAAGTTACGTGGATAAAACCTCGAAGCTTGGCTAATATAACTTATGTTTCTGGTTTGTCTAAATGATTGTTAAAATTAACTAGAATAAACTTGAATGAAATTGCTTAGTCTatatcttttttcatttttttaaactaattctCCAATTgcagttttattatttagctatCCGCTTCATGTTACATACTAACTTTACTTATGTGTTATATACTAACTTTACTTGCAATATAGTACAAACCAGCTCCATGTCTGACGGCAAACTCCTGAGCGTTCCCATGATGAAGCTTTCCAGAAGTGTCGAGGAGGTCTAACTTCTTGCTCATGCAGACAATCGCACAACCTGTGTCCCTGTGAGCGAGATCATGATCTTGCTTCCAAAAGTGATACAGATCCAGCAAGACATTGTCTCCTAAATTCAGCTAAAATCGTTTAAAAGTTACAAGATAATCTAGGAGAGCTATATCAGACAATTGAAAATTCAATTAATCATGTCAAGTGCTATCTAAAATCAGAGGTTccctagtaataatattattttcattttgttttttaaccttTAATGTTAAATATCATTGTCATCACAAATAAGAGTATGGAAGTACAAAGTTTACTGAAATTTTGTTTAGGTAATTGATTTAGGTTCATTACACATGCTTCAGTACAGATAATAAAACCAAACGATACACGaacgaaaatgaaaaataaatgaaatagcaaaaatgaaataaaacataccTCCTCCTTACAATCATCTAAGACTTTCAAAAAACTACGAGTTATGCTTCGCATAGTTTCGTTTGAAGCTATTACGTTCACACCAAACGCGACTAGCACTAGTGCGACAAGAACAAACGATTTGATCATCTTACTATCTAGTGAAGATTCAATTAAGTCATCTCTCATTCGCGCACTGTCTTATAAAGCTTCAGTGGCTGCTGACAATAATTCTGTATTGAATGGAGTTTCATTAAAACCTATTAATTGCTACGTTACGCTTCGAGCGCCATTTTAATTACACATTTAACCTgtcttattatattatgattgaCGGTTCGTATTGCACTTCGTTTGTGTTCGGATTTTATTGTGATGATTGGACACCTTTGACTAGCTTTCGGAAATTTATCGTCATTCTTAAATGAATACTTCTTCGATACCACGTATTATAAATCAGTGACTGAATTATAATAAGTTCCAGTTAAGCAAAAGGTTAGATTTTGATTCggcagaaaaaataaattaaaattattaggtacaaaaaaaataagaaatgtttatttaaaattaattcattttatggAGGGAGGTCGTGTCCGGCGTCCAGTTTTTCTGATGAACGCTTCGTCTGAAGCACTTCGATATTTCCAACGCAATTTCGCAGCCGTTTGAAATAGATGAGGTTTTACTTTTGCACTTATCGTACGTTTGTATTAAATATGCGGTCATATCGTTGTCTACGGAATAAGAAGAAAAATACTCCAGTTTACTTAAGCGTTTTCGTACACCGTCAGTAAGTAAAATgtgattatttgtttatttttataaaatataagttactttgttatattcttttttttcgaaaaaaataagttaataaatcaaaagaaaaatattttttttacaaaataataatatgaataatcaaattttacacatattttaaattatatgaaatataatactGTCAGTttgtaagaaataaaacttaGAAGTCTTAATTTAAATCTTACAGTAGCTTTTTCGTAACGTACAAACCGCCGCAGATATCTCTCAGCTTATCCATACTCATTTATTGAAAAGAAGGTTAAAGTACTtcagagtattttttttgtatttgtgaatataaaaatttcgtatttatcatacatataatagaaatgtaacgggtcgctgtctgtacatttaagatatatgagaaaaaatattattaggtatttatcAATGCAAATAGCACTCAAAACAATGATGGTCAGAattattgtctgtttgtctgtttatgtGTGCGTtagtgcacgctaatctcaaaaacggcttatccgatttagatgtggtttttattaatatattgtggcaagtctagcttaacatttagtaattgttttatgtcaatcggttcataaattaaaaaatatgccaatttaaagTGTCATGTTGAatatgtaaagtcactattccacgcggacgaagtcgcgagcacggctagtaattaataaaaaaataaacttcttaCTCTTCCTATTACTATGATTTTTTGTCTCAATTTAAATGTATGGCCAGCCATCCTAgtgaataattatgaaaaattatttagatactatttttaaataggtattGTAAATTGTTGTATTATTACCAGAACCAGCCGCCTGAAGGTAACCTTCAGCATTGGGCACAACCAGTTCACCTTCAGAGTCCAGAAGTTCAAGCTTCACCATAGCACAGATGATGAGACATCCTGTGTCTCTATTATTCAGTGGACGATTTATATCCCAAAAATATAGGATATCCTTCGCCGTTTCTTGGGAAAGAATTGTCTAAAATAGattgaatttatttcaatttatatcaaAGCAACACTTGTAAGAAAACTcctgaaaataattttctttttatgatGAAACAAACTAGAGTGGTTCCTCTATAATTTAAATGACTGAGAATTGCCCAAAAACAATATTACATTTTCTACcacatgctgtgtggctacggcattaaagaagacagccacaccctctcttcccacggggtgtcgtaagaggcgactaggggataacacagttccactttgcccagcgtggtgactatgagcaaaacacatgagttcaagcaaTTTTTTGGCGcgcacttgtggaggcctatgttcagcagtggactgcaataggctaaagtgatgatttTCTAAATCGCTGACCATTGAATgtctaataaattttaatgttttacaaaAATCTTTACATATACGCGGTTTAGCGAGAACAACCAATAAACCTTACTTTGTCCATGTATTTATTGTTCATCTAATTTAACAACAAGCTCACCTTATCACCACATTCAAACATCTTAAGGCCGAATGTATAGCTAAACATTTTCATGACTTCGCGATTCTCATCCAAATTTGCCGTTACATATGATGTCGACACCAATACTATTATTGATATCATTGGTATCTTTATCCTTGGATGAGGTACTGGAGATAGATGTAGTTGCATGCTGTGATATTATTGAAACGAATATgaatcaaaatgaaaaacataaaccaattaacataaattacaaaaatgtgctactttaaaaatatcttcgACCCTAGAATTTCAATTGTCTTTCTTCAGCAAAATTAAAGAGCATGGttgtattaaacaaaaataaaatacaaaatagtttcTGCCCTGATAAATCTTCGCAACAAAATCTCGCAACGTTATAAAGCGATTATTCTCGATTCAACGGCAATTTGATTCACACATTGGAATCGATTATCCAGGTCGTGTGAGAGTGTGAAATCGATTTGTTCTGTTAATTACTCGCATTTGTTTGTGACAAGCGCTGAATGTTAATGAATACACTTGTTACTTCGAATTAGCTCTTTTGTGTTTTCGAACACTCGTTGGATGCTACAGATAGCTTTATATAAAGACCATAAATCTATACACTATCAgctatgtatttataaattaatagatatattatgtatatacacacataaagtttaaaagtaaaaaattcaaCACATTAATTTTAAAGGTTAAATGAATATACTGTTAAGAATTAAGTGCGTGGGTATGAGTAATTTAGATTTGCAATTCTGCCAACCGTTTTAAAACACTAGCCCCGAACAAAAAATTATTCAGAAAAGCTTAGCGAAATTCGTGACTGTTTCAAAGAGCATAAGTACTTTAATGATAAAGTGGAGGATGACAGCTTGATTATACATCATGTGTGAGTTAAGAGCACTTCGTACTAATCACAGTTACATCTTAATACTTAACTGGACGTTCTGCGTGGTTCCACTTACAGTGAACAATTCGCTTATATTTAACAATACAGTAGGTCTTTCAGATGGGACGATGGGTCTTCTTAtttccttaataataatatatattaatgacaTCTTATAATACACACGCCACTTTCAATGCAGATTGgatgaaatagtttttttttaactgtgttCATTGTGTGTATAGTTTTACGACGCGGCCACAgcagtggctgttgcgctggcggccgCGGGTTCTTCCGCTCACGACAgccatttgtattggtcatatagatgtttgtcgtggtctggacgtttgtgcttgtgtattgtgtgtttccggacctacgacacaggagaaaatcgtTCTGGGGGCCGTTAAGTATGAAACGTTTATTTGTATAGTagtcatttttgaatatcatatcaaaaactgaccgttccagcggggatcgagccagcgtctccgactgacagtgtcggcgctctagccaattaagctatggaacgatgtatccgctagatcgaaatttttgatatgatgatttttatattcgatttaagcgaaccgtggcgccctctatagtgagttctttacagagacccgtaactttTTAGTAATctctaaaacttaaaaattaacaaacaaacacttttgtttttcaattttaatatagaaattacATTAACGGAGTTGCAGTAGCTTTTTATTTAGTCGACTTGAAATAagatttgattgattgatctTTTTTATAAGACGCTACTAGTAGAGCATACCTACATGGAAAATTAACTAAATTCAGTCCAAGTTGATTACAATCAATTTGGCAACATTCGTGACACGTGTTTTATAATTCGAAATTACCGTTTTAAGAATGCCTCGAGATAATTcgatttcattatttataaaatgagcGATCGTTTACATAATATTGCCATTTCATTATAAAAGGACCCcgcacaatttgtatggaaaatggCTCTCGGCTAAATTGGCTGAAATTTTGCATAGGGGTAGCTTCCAACATGCTGATCGAAAGTCTCAAGGGGCACAAACCCCCAAGTTCAACCCACGACCCTCTACAACCCCCTAAACCCCCAATATGCACTTTACAATAATCGACTGCAGTTTTGCGAAGAGATAGGCACCAACATgcttaacataattctaaactATACCCCCTTAGTATAGACCTCCGACTACCTACAGCTCAACCCCCCACTCCCACCAACCCTTATTTTAATTAGCTTAAGTTTTTGAAAGAGATGGATATAAAATGCCAATCAAAAATCTCAGTGAACAAACCCACTGCAAATCGTGCACAGACCCCCACGGTTCCATCTCATACCCCCAATACCTAACCCTCTACAATCCGCCCACCCCTTCTATTTCGTTAATTATTTCGATATTAAGATTTTGTACTTCACGATGTGCAGCATCTAGAGTAGTATGAAGTAAAGATTCATCTGGATATTTAATATGTTGTTGGTGTCGGGCGTATCCTAAATACCATAAGACGCTAGCAACATGCGCGCAAGTACCTAGCGTACGTGCTCCACTCTGGCAGGTGCAATAATAGCCCAGAATGacttcttcatcatcatcttttTCTTGATTCTGAATATTTTCATCATCTACTACATTCACGAGTCTTTACTCAATTTTAGGGTGGTTGGGGGTGTATGTGGGGGGTCGGGGTTGATTTTAGGGGGGGGGGGTGTCGATTGAGAATTTCGACCAGCATGTTGATATTCAtctcttttaaaaacttaagcTAATTAAAATAAGGGTTGGTGGGAGTGGGGGGTTGATCTGTAGGTGGTCGGGGGTCTATTTTGAGGGGGTATCgtttagaattatgttaagcATGTTGGTGCCTATTTCTTCGCAAAACTGCAGTCGATTATTGTAAAGTGCATTTTGGGGGTTTGGGGGGTTGTAGAGGGTCGTGGGTTGAACTTGGGGGTTTGTGCCCCTTGAGACTTTCGATCAGCATGTTGAAAGCTACCCCTATGCAAAATTTCAGCCAATTTAGCCGAGAGccattttccatacaaattgtgcgGGGTCCTTTATAAGAAAAGTTTTTAGATGATTTTGGTAAGAAAGAATTCTTTCTTTTGTCCGGTTCGCCCTATCATTATTGCCTGATGGTAGCCTGCCTGATGGTAGATTGATTCTTTAACACAGCGTTAATAAGagagctggctttgaaatacacaagccgaagacgggcagcagcgtcgtcggtgcgacacagccagtactgcggtcaccaacccgcctgcccagcgtggtgactattggcaaaacacacgagttcacgttatttttggcgtaaacttgtggaggcctatgcccagcagtggactgtataggctgtaatgatgaataagaGTTAATGACGAATCTTATTTGATCCAGGTGAATTAGTCTGTAGATATGTACCTACAGcaaaaaataaccttttttgtaAGCAGAAAAAACTAATGGCAGTTACGGAATTTCTCACCGGTTATAACTTTATCTACaatctaaaattataattgctTATAACTCAATTAATATAAGGTAAACATTCCGATACATAATTTGAaagattatttcatattaattaaattatatcgataaaTAAGTTGACAATTGCACAAATATCTCTAATTATCTCATTTGATACAATTTTTCAATCAATATAATCGGTCCCGGAGGCTTTATCTTCAATCTCAGAAACGTCGAGATATTTATCTGTTCGCCAGCTACCGTGTATTAATTAGTAAATCGATGATTATCAAGTGTCCATGGggttttattacataattaatttcgtatttttataaacattaatattttaatttatattttgtgatCACAGGTTTTGATCTCTTTTTGAAATATATCGGTTATTATTTACCGATAATGTCTGTGTTTAGGTGCTTCctcgattaatttaaaataacgattTAATGAGATTTTGTGCGGCGGAGACATGTTTAGTATCAATTTTATAGTTAAA belongs to Melitaea cinxia chromosome 17, ilMelCinx1.1, whole genome shotgun sequence and includes:
- the LOC123661463 gene encoding general odorant-binding protein 1-like, whose translation is MFSYTFGLKMFECGDKTILSQETAKDILYFWDINRPLNNRDTGCLIICAMVKLELLDSEGELVVPNAEGYLQAAGSDNDMTAYLIQTYDKCKSKTSSISNGCEIALEISKCFRRSVHQKNWTPDTTSLHKMN
- the LOC123661754 gene encoding pheromone-binding protein-like; the encoded protein is MIKSFVLVALVLVAFGVNVIASNETMRSITRSFLKVLDDCKEELNLGDNVLLDLYHFWKQDHDLAHRDTGCAIVCMSKKLDLLDTSGKLHHGNAQEFAVRHGAGDDMASKLVTTVHECEKNHVVEEDDCLRALEVSKCFKTAMHDINWAPKMDIVITEVLTEV